A DNA window from Aspergillus nidulans FGSC A4 chromosome V contains the following coding sequences:
- a CDS encoding uncharacterized protein (transcript_id=CADANIAT00003655), whose amino-acid sequence MASGTLPPFPTKLFINNQVENTPHPSTLLPADRMIINLVERDAERLAILESLPTGKPVTPTIHFDIAHMLEVWRYYAGWTDKISGESYPESNGVYKIVRHEPLGVCAGIASWNATFMYIGWKIAPAVAAGNCFIFKPSEKSPFGTLALGALFAEAGFPAGVVQILNGGAETGAALARHMDIAKISFTGSLGGGKAVQEAATKSNLKKVTLELGGKSPAVVFADAELERALGGVCGFLFNSGQVCVATSRVLVQKPIFEKFTQGLKSAFEQTSSTLGADPLDKNVSYGPIVDKAQFDKIMSYIAIGKQTATLLTGGERKGDKGFFIKPTIFVNPEPESPIVKEEIFGPVMVVQTFETEEEAIALANATVYGLAASVYTSNIDRALRVSSALECGGVAVNSPFLPQVNTAFGGIKASGKGRELGLYGLLEYTEAKSVHITCCVNRGGWNDLGTQPDQLQTAGSVMNCLRQEAETIWIDEAYRTST is encoded by the exons ATGGCTAGCGGAACCCTCCCGCCGTTTCCTACAAAGTTGTTCATCAACAACCAGGTGGAAAATACCCCTCATCCCAGCACATTATTGCCTGCTGATCGTATGATCATCA ACTTGGTGGAGCGCGATGCAGAACGACTTGCCATCCTCGAGTCCCTGCCTACAGGGAAACCGGTGACGCCTACCATCCACTTTGATATTGCGCATATGTTGGAGGTTTGGAGAT ATTATGCCGGCTGGACCGACAAGATCTCCGGCGAATCGTACCCTGAGTCCAACGGCGTGTACAAGATCGTCCGCCACGAGCCCCTCGGCGTCTGCGCGGGGATCGCCTCTTGGAACGCGACCTTCATGTATATCGGTTGGAAGATTGCGCCGGCTGTCGCCGCAGGCAACTGTTTTATCTTCAAGCCGTCTGAGAAGTCACCGTTTGGGACGCTGGCGCTCGGTGCGCTTTTCGCTGAAGCTGGGTTCCCGGCGGGTGTTGTGCAGATCCTCAACGGCGGTGCAGAGACAGGTGCTGCATTGGCGAGGCACATGGATATCGCGAAGATTAGCTTCACGGGCTCTCTGGGCGGTGGCAAGGCTGTGCAGGAGGCGGCGACAAAGAGTAACCTGAAGAAGGTCACCCTGGAACTTGGGGGAAAGAGCCCGGCGGTGGTGTttgcagatgcagagcttGAGAGGGCTCTAGGAGG GGTCTGCGGTTTCCTGTTTAACTCGGGCCAGGTCTGTGTCG CGACATCCCGCGTCCTCGTACAGAAACCGATCTTCGAGAAATTCACCCAGGGCCTCAAGTCCGCCTTCGAACAGACCTCCTCCACTCTTGGCGCCGACCCTCTGGACAAGAACGTCAGCTACGGCCCCATCGTCGACAAAGCGCAGTTCGACAAGATCATGTCCTACATCGCCATCGGCAAGCAAACCGCCACCTTACTGACCGGCGGCGAGCGAAAAGGCGACAagggcttcttcatcaaacCGACAATCTTCGTCAACCCCGAGCCTGAGAGCCCGATCGTTAAAGAAGAGATCTTTGGACCCGTCATGGTGGTTCAGACATTcgagacggaggaagaggcgatcGCTCTGGCAAATGCGACCGTGTATGGGCTGGCAGCTTCTGTGTATACGTCAAACATTGACCGCGCTCTGAGGGTATCGAGCGCGCTCGAGTGCGGAGGCGTTGCCGTCAACTCGCCGTTCCTGCCGCAGGTAAATACGGCGTTTGGAGGCATCAAGGCGAGCGGAAAGGGACGAGAGCTGGGTCTCTATGGGCTGCTGGAGTATACGGAGGCGAAGAGTGTGCACATCAC ATGCTGTGTGAACCGTGGTGGCTGGAATGATT TAGGCACGCAGCCAGATCAGCTGCAAACTGCAGGAAGCGTAATGAATTGTCTCAGGCAGGAAGCTGAGACAATCTGGATTGATGAGGCCTACCGAACAAGTACCTAA
- a CDS encoding NAD(P)-dependent alcohol dehydrogenase (transcript_id=CADANIAT00003656), with protein MPTAKAIVAREPRFTALNWALEDVCVSNEPGDDEVLVEMVASGVCHTDIVLSAVPSGQLGIGYPKVIGHEGSGYARRIGKNVTTVQEGDPVLLSFYSCGSCGQCQERHPAYCDSFAVENYVGRRGHVTTANSANGKGDNGEQVHSRFFGQSSFARYSIVDKSCIVNAKDLIRSEDELTLFAPLGCGFQTGMGAIENVAKPDENSVLVVLGLGSTALIRPHSAIVGVDRLPGRLELAKELGATHTIDTSPPGFNLQKTLLEMFPSGVHHIVDTTGAPVLIEDGLRSLRQRGKIVLIGVPPMQYELGIGVVQHINTGRAVVGCIEGDCVPGEAVPKLVQWYREGRFPIEKLITYFEAGDFRQALAGLDDGSVIKAVLKWKDE; from the exons ATGCCTACAGCAAAAGCAATTGTCGCCCGCGAGCCCCGGTTCACAGCGCTGAACTGGGCGCTCGAGGATGTCTGCGTCTCTAATGAGCCCGGCGACGACGAGGTCCTTGTCGAGATGGTCGCTTCTGGCGTCTGCCATACCGATATCGTACTCTCTGCGGTGCCGTCAGGGCAGCTAGGAATTGGGTATCCAAAAGTGATAGGCCACGAGG GATCTGGATACGCGCGCAGAATCGGTAAGAACGTCACAACTGTCCAGGAAGGAGACCCGGTGTTGCTTTCATTCTATTCCTGCGGGAGCTGTGGGCAGTGCCAGGAGAGGCACCCAGCATACTGCGACTCGTTCGCGGTAGAAAATTACGTCGGGCGCAGGGGGCATGTCACGACAGCCAATTCTGCCAATGGTAAAGGGGACAATGGGGAGCAGGTCCACTCGCGCTTCTTTGGACAGTCTAGTTTCGCGCGGTACAGCATCGTTGATAAATCGTGTATCGTGAACGCGAAGGATCTCATTCGGAGTGAAGACGAACTGACCCTCTTTGCGCCGCTCGGATGCGGGTTCCAGACGGGGATGGGAGCGATCGAGAATGTGGCAAAGCCCGACGAGAACAGCGTGCTTGTCGTTCTGGGACTGGGAAGT ACGGCATTGATCCGTCCGCACAGTGCCATCGTCGGCGTCGACAGGCTCCCTGGCCGTCTGGAACTCGCCAAAGAGCTCGGCGCTACACACACAATCGATACTTCGCCGCCTGGATTCAACCTGCAAAAGACACTCCTTGAGATGTTTCCTAGTGGAGTACACCATATCGTCGACACAACGGGGGCTCCTGTGCTCATCGAGGATGGGCTGCGATCTCTCAGGCAGCGCGGGAAGATTGTTCTGATTGGCGTGCCGCCGATGCAGTACGAGCTGGGGATTGGGGTGGTTCAGCATATCAAT ACCGGCAGGGCTGTTGTTGGGTGTATTGAGGGTGACTGTGTTCCTGGCGAG GCGGTCCCGAAACTGGTCCAGTGGTACAGAGAAGGACGGTTCCCGATCGAGAAGCTGATTACTTACTTTGAG GCGGGTGACTTTAGGCAAGCGCTGGCTGGGCTAGATGATGGCTCTGTGATCAAGGCTGTCCTCAAATGGAAGGATGAATAG
- a CDS encoding protein CYP673A1 (transcript_id=CADANIAT00003657) — translation MALLESAVVLQVFRDVTPMAILATLLLTTFLTYVVYMRHFHPLSQCPGPFFASLSNTYKAYYVYKLTIHEKLLELHNTYGPIVRVGPNHLHTWKGDAIALIYKGGRSMGKSEFYDAFTAFRPNLFGGRDEDIHALRRRQLSHGFAQVSVAKLEPLIDGQMAILISKLRHYARTGQAFDLKHALNLYVLDILGEVAFAKAFDVQNTEDNEKLHAINDHLLLAGVIGELPCQNFTKFLSRLSPVPWMRRLMKSRNKLKEICAGCVRFKIENLEATKSRPDLLRSLVEATDPESGKSVAGSHSTAGTLTLLFWHLIQNPSIMRKVQAEIENTLGPLKDRTSYPIAGIESTLKYTMACVRENFRINPVFTMPLWRRVGKSHVLEIDGHHIPEGTNICISNYVLHHNPSVFGPDHNTFVPEKWLDESYNREKGRYLIPFSVGHRMCIGRNLAMTNILKSVCTLATLFEFEPVEKKKDVRVISPGIGEMKGGFEVRVRVREVKRGSYKNALST, via the exons ATGGCTTTACTAGAATCCGCGGTTGTCCTACAAGTTTTTCGGGATGTCACCCCTATGGCCATTCTTGCAACGCTCCTGCTTACCACTTTCCTCACATACGTGGTATACATGCGCCATTTTCACCCGTTGTCCCAGTGCCCCGGCCCCTTCTTCGCGTCTCTCAGCAACACTTACAAAGCCTACTACGTGTACAAACTCACAATTCATGAGAAACTCCTCGAGTTACACAATACTTACGGACCAATTGTGCGCGTTGGGCCCAACCACCTGCATACATGGAAAGGCGACGCCATAGCGCTCATCTACAAGGGCGGACGATCTATGGGCAAGAGCGAGTTCTACGATGCATTTACGGCGTTCAGGCCGAATCTCTTTGGGGGGAGGGATGAAGAT ATCCACGCCCTCCGGCGTCGCCAACTAAGCCACGGCTTCGCGCAGGTGTCTGTTGCGAAACTCGAACCACTCATCGATGGCCAGATGGCCATCCTGATCTCCAAACTCCGTCACTATGCAAGGACCGGTCAAGCATTCGACCTGAAGCACGCCCTGAACCTCTATGTGCTCGACATCCTAGGAGAAGTCGCATTCGCCAAGGCATTCGATGTCCAAAATACCGAGGACAATGAGAAATTGCACGCTATCAACGACCACCTTCTGCTCGCTGGTGTAATTGGTGAGCTTCCCTGCCAGAACTTCACGAAGTTCCTGAGCCGCCTCAGTCCCGTGCcctggatgaggaggttgatgaaaAGCCGgaacaagctgaaagagataTGTGCGGGATGTGTACGATTCAAGATTGAGAATCTGGAGGCCACAAAGAGTAGGCCGGATTTACTGAGGAGTTTGGTCGAGGCGACTGATCCGGAAAGTGGGAAGAG CGTCGCGGGCTCCCACTCCACAGCAGGAACACTCACACTCCTCTTTTGGCACCTCATCCAGAACCCGTCCATCATGCGCAAAGTCCAAGCCGAGATCGAAAACACCCTTGGTCCGCTTAAGGACAGAACCTCCTATCCGATCGCCGGCATCGAATCCACACTGAAATACACAATGGCCTGCGTTCGCGAGAACTTCCGCATAAACCCCGTGTTTACGATGCCCCTTTGGCGCCGCGTCGGAAAATCGCATGTTCTTGAGATTGATGGGCATCATATTCCAGAAGGC ACAAACATCTGCATATCGAACTACGTCCTGCATCACAACCCATCCGTCTTCGGCCCCGATCATAACACCTTCGTCCCCGAGAAATGGCTCGACGAATCCTATAATAGGGAAAAGGGGCGCTATCTGATTCCTTTCAGTGTTGGGCATCGGATGTGCATTGGTCGGAATCTGGCTATGACGAATATCCTCAAGAGTGTATGCACTCTGGCCACTTTGTTCGAGTTTGAGCCggttgagaagaaaaaagatgTTCGTGTAATTAGTCCAGGCATTGGCGAGATGAAGGGTGGCTTTGAGGTGAGGGTTAGAGTCCGAGAAGTGAA GCGAGGCTCCTACAAGAATGCTCTTTCTACCTGA
- a CDS encoding alpha/beta hydrolase (transcript_id=CADANIAT00003658), which produces METYTHTFKEVDGLSLKIDVSKPKAADNGLALVHFHGGYLVLHLLSRADSVKTTNPPYWLINACRTRGWTYASPSYRLLPEAPGLDILSDALDAIRWVHKHISRNIIIAGSSAGGYLALASAANPTCPRPLAVLSNYGLLDPTGTRYVRPGQPLRAPVSDLPATVGDVQAAMQSKKVLDGCPFPTNWPADARLNWVKALHEAAIFPDVLTRVPGLAQQILQCGVEVIPAEYRALFPVSFGLTRNFPPTILLHGDADDLVGFEQSELVAEKLRELGADVLLERAVGQGHGFEHNGFIDLDTSDGNGDNKEMLECLRRVVAALEKVCTSACG; this is translated from the exons ATGGAGACATACACCCATACCTTCAAAGAAGTCGACGGACTGTCGCTGAAGATCGACGTCTCTAAGCCCAAAGCTGCTGATAATGGACTTGCGCTCGTGCATTTCCACGGAGGGTATCTGGTACTACACCTTCTATCAAGAGCAGATTCAGTG AAAACAACGAACCCTCCATACTGGCTCATAAATGCCTGCCGCACCCGAGGCTGGACATACGCAAGCCCCTCCTACCGGCTGCTCCCTGAAGCCCCCGGGCTTGATATTCTCAGCGACGCCCTCGACGCAATCCGCTGGGTCCACAAGCATATAAGCAGAAATATTATCATCGCCGGATCCAGCGCAGGCGGGTACCTCGCTCTCGCATCGGCGGCGAATCCAACCTGTCCAAGGCCACTGGCTGTTCTGTCAAATTATGGCTTGCTGGACCCTACGGGGACGAGGTATGTCAGACCGGGACAGCCTCTGCGTGCACCTGTGAGCGATCTCCCAGCAACTGTAGGGGATGTACAGGCAGCCATGCAAAGTAAGAAAGTGCTTGACGGCTGCCCATTCCCAACGAACTGGCCGGCGGATGCGAGACTCAACTGGGTAAAAGCACTACATGAGGCGGCTATTTTCCCTGACGTATTGACCAGGGTTCCTGGACTGGCTCAGCAGATTTTGCAGTGTGGCGTGGAGGTTATACCAGCTGAATACCGGGCGCTCTTTCCCGTATCGTTTGGCCTGACGAGAAACTTCCCACCAACCATTCTGCTGCAcggagatgcagatgatCTGGTGGGATTCGAACAGAGCGAGCTTGTCGCGGAGAAATTGAGGGAGTTAGGTGCTGATGTGCTTCTGGAGCGAGCGGTAGGGCAGGGGCATGGGTTCGAGCATAACGGCTTTATCGATCTCGATACTAGCGACGGAAACGGGGATAAtaaggagatgctggaatGCCTGCGCCGTGTTGTTGCTGCATTGGAGAAAGTTTGTACTTCTGCTTGTGGTTGA
- a CDS encoding Zn(II)2Cys6 transcription factor (transcript_id=CADANIAT00003659), with amino-acid sequence MADDASASISRCSICLETFRRAEHLKRHILTREDLTPSAPSTCPLTDDADDDAKRHTCHFCMAQYKRRDFSDALRRHWKTCTARIAAGTEIPKRSLSGKRKQACDLCTERKRACSTGLPCSECAMRKAECTYHRVRSSTRLRESLESAGRTPSETTNGGSTVQGVMEQIQAQAQGIVSHPQNRSTSIQSPRFGFLANFTRANGLNEAYSYRSQPETINLSSLPVKEKGGADGDGLQGATASDPFDCYINEVESCLWSDTDTAQDPIEELLLAEKARQTWDSLQRILDSPTAQQSRVTASEWFEFFSPANATRYLRFFWTRWYHHCPIVHKATFDINTCSHILLVAMCLIGACMSSQEIDHQMAKGFLDVMEDLIFSNPLFLESPRLGSSNENLLQTRENIQILQATCFMCLLQKWEGSSQAKLRMQRHRFTAFVATTRAMGLSQARHPRIDLSSTVTFEAWNEYTLKAEMIRTFNHVFLLDSAFVIFHNSVPRMVLQEMTIDLTCPEDVFQAVSPAEFTRVLKLHPACTVPLLTDCVRNLCAETPDPDVIAHLGHAGALNLFTIATGEESPK; translated from the exons ATGGCTGATGATGCTTCAGCTTCTATTTCAAGATGCTCTATATGCCTCGAAACCTTCCGGAGAGCAGAGCATCTGAAACGGCACATTCTAACCCGTGAGGACCTCACACCGTCAGCACCTAGTACATGCCCACTAACCGATGACGCAGATGACGACGCCAAGCGGCATACATGTCATTTCTGCATGGCCCAGTATAAGCGTAG GGACTTTAGTGACGCCCTCCGCCGACACTGGAAAACCTGCACTGCCCGGATTGCTGCCGGGACTGAGATCCCTAAACGCAGTCTATCCGGTAAGCGGAAGCAGGCCTGTGACCTGTGTacggagagaaagagggccTGTTCTACGGGTTTGCCGTGCTCGGAATGTGCGATGAGAAAAGCCGAGTGCACATATCATCGTGTCCGGTCGAGCACCCGTCTGCGCGAGTCGCTTGAATCTGCCGGGCGAACGCCGTCTGAGACCACCAACGGAGGAAGTACAGTTCAAGGTGTCATGGAACAGATTCAAGCTCAGGCGCAGGGCATTGTGTCACATCCCCAAAACCGATCGACCTCTATTCAGAGTCCtcgcttcggcttcctcgcAAACTTCACAAGGGCGAATGGGTTGAACGAGGCTTACAGCTACAGGTCACAACCGGAAACTATCAACTTATCATCGTTGCCGGTGAAGGAAAAGGGTGGTGCTGACGGGGACGGCTTACAAGGAGCTACCGCTTCGGACCCGTTTGACTGCTACATAAACGAGGTCGAGTCATGTCTATGGTCGGATACGGATACTGCCCAAGACCCTATTGAAGAGCTGTTGTTAGCGGAAAAGGCACGTCAAACGTGGGACAGCCTGCAACGTATCCTGGATAGTCCCACAGCACAACAATCCAGAGTCACGGCAAGCGAATGGTTCGAGTTCTTCTCACCTGCAAACGCAACCCGGTACCTGCGTTTCTTCTGGACTCGATGGTATCATCATTGCCCAATAGTTCATAAGGCCACCTTTGACATTAACACGTGTTCCCATATCTTACTCGTCGCGATGTGTCTGATTGGGGCATGCATGTCCTCTCAAGAGATAGACCACCAGATGGCAAAGGGGTTCTTGGATGTGATGGAGGATCTCATCTTTTCGAATCCGTTGTTCCTGGAATCACCGAGGCTGGGTTCGAGCAATGAGAATCTACTCCAGACCCGGGAGAATATTCAGATCCTGCAGGCTACATGTTTCATGTGTCTGCTGCAAAAGTGGGAGGGGAGTTCCCAGGCCAAGTTGAGGATGCAACGGCATCGGTTTACGGCCTTTGTTGCG ACCACCAGAGCTATGGGACTGTCCCAAGCAAGACATCCCCGTATTGATCTCAGTTCCACCGTGACTTTCGAAGCATGGAATGAGTACACTCTCAAAGCCGAAATGATCAG AACCTTCAACcacgtcttcctcctcgactcGGCATTTGTCATCTTCCACAATTCCGTACCTCGCATGGTCTTACAGGAGATGACGATCGATCTGACCTGTCCAGAAGACGTGTTCCAGGCCGTGTCACCTGCCGAGTTCACGAGAGTCCTGAAGTTACACCCAGCATGCACTGTTCCTCTGCTCACCGACTGCGTTCGCAATCTGTGTGCGGAAACCCCGGACCCAGATGTGATTGCACATCTCGGCCATGCGGGTGCGCTGAATCTGTTTACTATCGCTACTGGTGAGGAGTCTCCGAAGTGA
- a CDS encoding uncharacterized protein (transcript_id=CADANIAT00003660) translates to MKVTITPALVLALSTLALTAPVEREVRSLETRDLSVDARHLGKLPVVKHKFGIEGGVKGGFGLGKKGKEDDKKDDKKGGKWDDDKKDDDDWDDDHWDNDDWDDDKKDDKKDDDKKDDDKKDDNGNSGGFGFGVGSSNGFDSKNPKGKPDYDPHHGKGPEGKPGYIVDHKHDDKKDDKNGGFLRARGEPKKDDDKHGGYKPDDKKDDHDHGYGYGKGDDKYDDKYDDKKDDKKDDKGKGKGFGFGFGFGAGVHGGGKGGGKGFGFGLGHGKGYGHGKGEDEGKGKGGGFGFGLGLGLGGKGSHGGHGGYGGGEGGNGGNGGGFGGGGGGGGGGGFGGGSGGFGGGEGGFGGGSGGHGGHEGGHGGHGGHEGGHGGNGGGFGGGGGGGGGGFGGGEGGFGGHGGGEGGHGGGHGGGFGGGFEGGFEGKGGYEGKGGYGKGGY, encoded by the exons ATGAAAGTTACCATAACCCCAGCGCTCGTTCTTGCGCTCTCAACCCTGGCCCTCACGGCCCCGGTTGAGAGGGAGGTGAGAAGCCTAGAGA CTCGTGATCTCAGTGTTGATGCCCGCCATCTGGGCAAGCTGCCGGTTGTCAAGCACAAATTTGGCATCGAGGGCGGTGTAAAGGGCGGCTTTGGATtagggaagaagggaaaggaagatgATAAGAAGGATGATAAAAAGGGGGGTAAATGGGATGatgacaagaaggacgatgatgattgGGACGACGACCACTGGGACAATGACGACTGGGATGATGACAAGAAAGACGACAAAAAGGACGatgacaagaaggacgacgATAAGAAAGACGATAATGGGAATTCCGGCGGCTTTGGATTCGGTGTTGGGTCGTCTAACGGGTTTGACTCAAAGAATCCCAAGGGCAAGCCTGACTATGACCCTCACCACGGGAAGGGTCCCGAGGGCAAGCCCGGCTACATCGTCGACCATAAACATGACGACAAGAAGGATGACAAGAACGGCGGTTTCCTTCGTGCGAGGGGGGAGCCCAAGAAGGACGATGACAAGCACGGCGGCTACAAGCCGGAcgacaagaaggacgatCACGATCACGGCTATGGCTACGGCAAGGGGGATGACAAGTACGACGACAAGTATGatgacaagaaggacgacaagaaggatgacaagggcaaaggcaagggattcggcttcggcttcggctttggAGCTGGCGTCCATGGAGGGGGCAAAGGTGGTGGTAAGGGCTTTGGATTTGGCCTCGGCCACGGGAAAGGCTATGGACATGGAAagggcgaggatgagggcaagggcaagggcggcggctttggcttcggTCTTGGCCTAGGGCTCGGTGGAAAGGGCAGCCACGGTGGTCACGGCGGATACGGAGGAGGTGAAGGCGGGAATGGCGGAAACGGAGGCGGAttcggaggaggaggaggtggtggtggtggtggcggattCGGTGGTGGTTCAGGCGGATTTGGCGGAGGTGAGGGCGGATTCGGGGGCGGTTCAGGCGGCCATGGCGGACATGAGGGCGGACACGGCGGACACGGCGGACACGAGGGTGGCCACGGTGGAAATGGAGGCGGAttcggaggaggaggtggtggtggtggtggcggattCGGCGGGGGTGAGGGTGGATTCGGTGGTCACGGCGGTGGTGAGGGTGGCcacggcggcggccatggaGGCGGCTTTGGGGGTGGTTTCGAAGGTGGCTTTGAAGGAAAGGGCGGATACGAGGGCAAGGGAGGCTATGGCAAGGGCGGATATTAG
- a CDS encoding uncharacterized protein (transcript_id=CADANIAT00003661), which translates to MASTRRTQWPTKTALLASVLQVASASAAALASSASSLHWTPCPSNSALDCTTLTVPLEYADPHNGQLATIPLARYAARVPATQRKGTLLTNPGGPGSSGVDFLSNGAGSGISNITGGYYDIVSWDPRGVGAAKPLLACWETAGREADASASVTAAAEIEYSLFTNKSYTAPGGEYETAIREYDASLAKIAADCAKYDSSALYTSSAAYVVRDMVAIIDALDGTNASVNYWGFSYGTIYGAEFIQTFPQRVGRFVFDGVFNPKANAERYTSQLPNDQLYVADAIADLASLCEAAGEEACALASAGGGADARGRSKNSSIDIAERLANLQGSLYENPVSVSDGSWSITVGMFSFFMYSFLKLPTAWPAVVSAVKALEEGNADPMGELLTGATETTVNASAPDTGSMAGWPIQCTDNAPSNGTSIPEVADLVLDISLRERTPWLNADLSTLSFCRNFPNTRPRVRNLGASSLESFQTNAILTARNTSVLIANGLHDPTTPVTSAQALHRWLPTSSQLVTRKGPGHTTISLASLGLVYSIREYLLNGTVAESVQVHDFNQVVFSEGISAGTITPEPVFNGTYNEEERRLLEATHRVYLAFISLP; encoded by the coding sequence ATGGCTAGTACACGACGGACTCAGTGGCCAACGAAGACGGCTCTGCTCGCCAGCGTATTGCAGGTAGcatcagcgtcagcagcTGCACTGGCAAGCTCAGCCTCTTCCCTCCACTGGACACCATGCCCCTCAAACTCCGCCCTTGACTGCACGACACTCACAGTGCCACTTGAATACGCTGACCCGCACAACGGTCAGCTCGCAACGATCCCCCTCGCCCGGTACGCTGCTAGAGTGCCCGCCACTCAGCGAAAAGGCACCCTTCTCACGAACCCCGGCGGTCCCGGGTCCTCCGGAGTCGATTTCCTCTCGAACGGGGCCGGGTCTGGGATTTCAAATATTACGGGTGGATACTACGATATCGTGTCCTGGGATCCGCGCGGCGTCGGCGCCGCGAAGCCTCTACTTGCCTGCTGGGAAACGGCGGGCAGGGAAGCAGACGCGTCGGCCAGTGTcactgcagcagcggaaatCGAGTACAGTCTTTTCACGAACAAGAGCTATACTGCGCCGGGTGGGGAATACGAGACGGCAATTCGGGAGTATGATGCGTCGCTAGCAAAGATCGCAGCCGATTGCGCGAAGTACGATTCCTCTGCTCTGTATACTTCAAGCGCGGCGTACGTAGTGCGCGATATGGTCGCCATAATTGATGCATTAGACGGGACGAACGCTTCAGTGAACTACTGGGGATTTTCTTACGGGACCATCTACGGCGCTGAGTTTATACAGACCTTTCCCCAGCGTGTAGGACGGTTCGTCTTCGACGGGGTTTTCAATCCCAAAGCCAATGCGGAACGGTATACGAGCCAGCTGCCGAATGACCAGCTATATGTAGCGGATGCAATTGCGGACCTTGCGAGTCTCTGTGAGGCGGCTGGCGAGGAGGCTTGTGCTCTGGCAAGTGCCGGTGGAGGTGCCGATGCACGCGGAAGGTCGAAAAATAGCTCTATAGATATTGCGGAGCGTCTTGCGAACCTACAAGGGTCGCTGTATGAGAACCCCGTCTCAGTCTCCGATGGCTCGTGGTCGATCACTGTCGGcatgttcagcttcttcatgtATTCTTTCCTCAAACTCCCCACAGCATGGCCCGCCGTTGTCTCCGCCGTAAAGGCACTCGAAGAAGGAAACGCAGACCCCATGGGCGAGCTTCTGACCGGAGCAACGGAGACAACAGTCAACGCCAGCGCCCCAGATACAGGATCCATGGCTGGATGGCCGATTCAATGCACGGACAACGCACCATCGAATGGTACGAGCATCCCTGAAGTCGCGGACCTAGTCCTTGATATCTCGTTACGGGAACGGACACCTTGGCTCAATGCGGATCTGTCCACATTGTCCTTCTGTCGGAACTTCCCGAATACCCGGCCGCGTGTACGGAACCTGGGGGCCTCGAGCCTGGAGAGCTTCCAAACGAATGCAATTCTCACGGCCAGGAATACCTCCGTGCTTATCGCCAATGGTCTCCACGACCCCACGACTCCGGTAACGTCCGCGCAGGCGCTGCACCGCTGGCTCCCTACATCCTCGCAACTAGTCACGAGGAAGGGACCAGGCCATACGACGATCAGCCTCGCATCTCTGGGCCTAGTCTACTCGATAAGGGAGTACCTTCTGAATGGGACAGTGGCTGAAAGTGTGCAGGTGCATGATTTCAACCAGGTTGTCTTTTCCGAAGGTATTAGTGCTGGGACGATCACGCCGGAGCCAGTGTTCAACGGCACCTACaacgaggaagagagaaggttATTGGAGGCAACTCACCGCGTGTATTTGGCCTTTATCAGTTTGCCGTAG
- a CDS encoding PEX11 domain protein (transcript_id=CADANIAT00003662) has translation MAQTPASSGFSPLKSLVIYTSQTSGLEKTLRLIQATSQVVGVTTASKALATQCLTARDQLALTRRYFRLLDFYGCFERVHFLINTPSSTGTILSVMELAQYTFLGLYLLLEDLTILHDMGVARVDWYHPLMTEANKFWFYALMLSVIRCTWELFFPSAPVTPSKTSSSGSEKSKARGQQPQPSPPKWPLVKRIIIDGCDLTLPGSFLGWTPVTSLQIGLGMVLSTVLAGHDVWAAQQ, from the exons ATGGCCCAGACCCCGGCATCTTCAGGGTTCTCCCCCCTTAAATCCCTTGTCATATACACTTCCCAAACGTCCGGTCTCGAGAAAACCCTCCGCCTTATCCAAGCCACCTCTCAAGTCGTTGGCGTAACTACTGCCAGCAAAGCCCTGGCAACACAATGCCTGACGGCGCGTGATCAGCTAGCCCTAA CCCGGCGCTACTTCCGCCTCCTTGACTTCTATGGGTGCTTTGAGCGCGTGCATTTCCTTATTAATACGCCTTCATCAACTGGAACGATACTCTCCGTCATGGAGCTTGCGCAGTACACGTTCCTGGGACTTTATCTGTTGCTGGAGGACCTCACGATT CTGCATGACATGGGCGTCGCCCGGGTCGACTGGTACCATCCGCTTATGACAGAGGCAAATAAGTTCTGGTTTTATGCGTTGATGCTTTCAGTCATTCGCTGCACATGggagctcttcttcccgtCGGCACCGGTGACACCAAGCAAGACCTCTAGCTCTGGAAGCGAGAAGTCTAAGGCTAGGGGTCAGCAGCCACAGCCCAGTCCACCCAAGTGGCCGCTTGTTAAACGGATCATCATCGATGGCTGCGACCTGACTCTTCCGGGGTCATTCCTGGGGTGGACTCCAGTTACATCGTTGCAGATTGGGCTTGGGATGGTTCTTAGCACTGTGTTGGCGGGGCATGATGTTTGGGCTGCGCAGCAGTAA